The following coding sequences lie in one Silvanigrella aquatica genomic window:
- a CDS encoding Ppx/GppA phosphatase family protein, with the protein MINFPEKKIFEKKRIAAIDVGSNSIHMLIVDMETTNSFTIIASEKDQVRLVASLDEDGNLTNDALSRAISALKKMKEIADGLRAQIRAVGTSALREAKNAADFVAKLYKKTGIDIEIISGHEEARLVYLGVQQGLPIQSKSTLIVDIGGGSTEIVVGQWGEERFATSLKLGCVRLTQNFIHTDPLGDEHLRALELYINTRLEPVLSEVERIGFDYAVGSSGTIKAVKSLVLGLTNSPPLQTMHGSTLTAKEIWVAKEALLRARSLKERKQLPGLDAKRADIIVAGLFVLSSITKILGIREWTISLTALREGILFDTMLRDGVWLQGDTSDVRWRSVRSFGQKFHIDEAHAFHITSFAVSLFDQLSSRHSLPSAWREFLRSAAYLHECGLFIGHTGHHKHTFYFIRNASLPGFTTREMQIIATIVRYHRKRMPRDNDEVYCDFDKEIQKAVNICASILRLAVSLDRGRQGKIQEIVMQDISLSKMCLSVHLRANHDIELEMYEATIEKKAFENIFSCSLEIVLQQ; encoded by the coding sequence ATGATTAATTTCCCCGAAAAAAAAATATTTGAAAAAAAAAGAATTGCCGCTATTGATGTCGGATCAAACAGCATTCATATGCTGATTGTTGATATGGAAACAACGAATTCCTTTACGATTATTGCTTCTGAAAAAGATCAAGTCCGTTTAGTTGCGTCTCTTGATGAAGATGGAAATTTAACAAACGATGCCTTAAGTCGTGCTATATCTGCTTTAAAGAAAATGAAAGAAATTGCGGATGGGCTGCGTGCACAAATTCGTGCTGTAGGAACAAGTGCCTTGCGTGAAGCAAAAAATGCTGCTGACTTTGTTGCAAAATTATATAAAAAAACAGGAATTGATATTGAAATTATTTCGGGGCATGAAGAGGCTCGTCTTGTTTATTTAGGTGTGCAGCAAGGGCTTCCCATTCAATCAAAATCAACACTAATTGTCGATATCGGTGGTGGTTCTACAGAAATTGTGGTGGGGCAATGGGGTGAGGAGCGCTTTGCTACCTCTCTCAAGCTGGGCTGCGTGCGTTTGACTCAGAATTTTATTCATACGGATCCTCTGGGAGACGAACATTTAAGAGCTCTCGAGCTTTATATTAATACACGATTGGAACCTGTTTTGTCTGAAGTTGAGCGCATTGGATTTGATTATGCTGTGGGCTCTTCAGGGACAATTAAAGCTGTGAAATCTTTGGTGTTAGGGCTTACAAATTCGCCACCCCTGCAAACAATGCATGGCTCAACATTAACTGCAAAAGAAATTTGGGTCGCTAAAGAAGCTTTATTAAGAGCGCGATCATTAAAGGAACGGAAACAACTGCCTGGTCTCGATGCTAAAAGAGCAGACATAATTGTGGCTGGTTTATTTGTATTAAGTTCTATTACTAAAATATTGGGTATTCGTGAATGGACTATTTCATTAACAGCGTTACGTGAAGGTATTTTATTTGATACAATGCTGCGCGATGGTGTTTGGTTACAAGGCGATACCAGTGATGTGCGTTGGCGCTCTGTGCGTTCTTTTGGGCAGAAATTTCATATTGATGAAGCACATGCTTTTCATATTACTTCTTTTGCCGTAAGTTTATTTGATCAATTATCTTCTAGGCATTCTTTGCCAAGTGCTTGGCGTGAGTTTTTAAGATCGGCTGCTTATCTTCATGAGTGTGGTTTATTTATTGGCCACACAGGGCACCATAAACATACCTTTTATTTCATTCGCAATGCGTCTTTGCCTGGTTTTACGACGCGTGAAATGCAAATTATTGCGACTATTGTACGTTATCACCGAAAGCGTATGCCAAGAGATAATGATGAAGTTTATTGCGATTTCGATAAAGAAATTCAGAAGGCTGTAAATATTTGCGCGTCCATTTTACGACTTGCTGTTTCTTTAGACAGGGGGCGTCAGGGTAAAATACAAGAGATTGTGATGCAGGATATCTCGCTATCAAAAATGTGCTTATCCGTGCATTTGAGAGCGAATCATGATATTGAACTCGAGATGTATGAGGCTACTATTGAGAAAAAAGCATTCGAAAATATATTCTCATGTTCTCTCGAAATCGTTTTGCAACAATAA
- a CDS encoding MFS transporter, translating into MPNQEKHYLKKLFAQELVSGFGYLAPLSMLALFLSEFKDITTSQVSLAMLLSSITARWGRLIFAPVLELLKPSVLLAVMQIVGALGYFLLTFYHSFSIMLLALIFIGFFYGSNTIFIRVLTSFLKEKTNQSTINYSIIHIATNIAATLGPILVNFIYIYYNKEFAFISICIFLCLSSIYTLFSLKNISFQKQNNYFKNIFLLLRSKNLFHFYFLIVLSWFFCAQIYTLAPIIISQTLKLPQYIWTIPTLNGVMIIILSVHLNKFFHKFTKNYYYQISLSLIFSLLGFYSIIMNYNIINLYFGVVLLTLSETLFVPAFQALCAELVPEDSRVAIFAIYAVFMGMGEGMGYYFGSKSLNLLNSNLNLYKNSSYILLILILVGIFISIQKTFSIKKNI; encoded by the coding sequence ATGCCCAATCAAGAAAAACATTATCTTAAAAAATTATTTGCCCAAGAATTGGTTTCAGGATTTGGCTATTTAGCCCCCCTAAGTATGTTAGCTCTATTTTTAAGCGAATTTAAAGATATTACAACTTCCCAAGTCAGCTTAGCTATGCTGCTGAGTTCAATTACGGCGCGATGGGGGCGTTTAATCTTCGCACCTGTACTCGAATTATTAAAACCCTCTGTGCTTTTGGCAGTTATGCAAATTGTGGGCGCGTTGGGTTACTTTTTACTGACATTTTACCATTCCTTCTCAATTATGCTATTAGCATTAATTTTTATTGGATTTTTTTATGGCAGCAATACCATCTTTATAAGAGTTCTAACTTCGTTTCTAAAAGAAAAAACAAATCAATCTACAATTAACTATTCTATTATTCACATAGCTACAAATATAGCAGCCACATTGGGACCTATTTTAGTTAATTTTATTTATATTTATTACAACAAAGAATTTGCTTTTATTAGCATCTGTATTTTTTTATGTTTATCATCTATTTATACTTTATTTAGCTTAAAAAATATATCATTTCAAAAACAAAATAATTATTTTAAAAATATATTTTTGTTATTAAGGAGTAAAAATTTATTTCATTTTTACTTCTTAATTGTATTAAGTTGGTTTTTTTGCGCTCAAATTTATACTCTTGCCCCTATTATTATTTCTCAAACTTTAAAGCTCCCTCAATATATTTGGACAATTCCAACCCTAAACGGAGTTATGATTATTATATTGTCAGTTCACCTTAATAAATTTTTTCATAAATTTACAAAAAATTATTATTACCAGATCTCCTTGTCTCTTATATTTTCTTTACTTGGATTTTATTCTATTATAATGAATTATAATATTATTAACCTCTATTTTGGTGTTGTTTTACTTACCTTATCTGAAACACTTTTTGTCCCTGCCTTCCAAGCATTGTGTGCAGAATTAGTACCAGAGGATTCTAGAGTAGCCATATTTGCTATTTATGCTGTTTTCATGGGTATGGGAGAAGGAATGGGCTATTACTTTGGTTCAAAAAGTCTCAATTTATTAAATTCAAATCTTAATTTGTATAAAAATTCAAGTTATATATTACTCATTTTAATTCTAGTTGGCATATTTATTTCAATTCAAAAGACTTTTTCAATAAAGAAGAATATTTGA
- the rnhA gene encoding ribonuclease HI has translation MTSHVTLYTDGACSGNPGPGGWACVLLYNELKRRISGYEKHTTNNKMELMGVIMGLESLTRPMPVLIITDSQYVKNAFTAGWLENWQKNGWKTKSGDPVKNQDLWLKLCLLQRKHNLSWQWVKGHSGNKYNDMCDELARNAIENKNGIDEKF, from the coding sequence ATGACCTCACACGTTACACTGTACACAGATGGCGCATGCTCTGGAAACCCCGGCCCCGGTGGTTGGGCCTGCGTTCTTCTCTATAACGAGCTTAAACGCAGAATTTCTGGTTATGAAAAGCACACAACAAATAATAAAATGGAACTGATGGGCGTCATCATGGGATTAGAAAGTCTCACCAGACCCATGCCTGTTCTTATTATCACTGACAGCCAATATGTCAAAAACGCTTTTACAGCAGGTTGGCTTGAAAACTGGCAAAAAAACGGTTGGAAAACCAAATCTGGAGATCCCGTTAAAAATCAAGATCTCTGGCTTAAACTATGCCTTTTACAAAGAAAACACAACTTATCTTGGCAATGGGTAAAAGGCCATTCCGGAAATAAATATAACGATATGTGCGACGAATTAGCACGCAATGCCATTGAAAATAAAAATGGTATCGATGAAAAATTCTGA
- a CDS encoding GNAT family N-acetyltransferase, producing the protein MFRISSADVFCASKNLIKSFCDDALIQNQRDCFSSFFIYINSGVLVGYLNVQIVFDIVEIDYIYVDNNFKRQGISNKLFSLFQDVCQHSDFPRISKFILEVSDKNIPALSLYKKFNFKEISIRKSYYKNGDDAVIMEKIL; encoded by the coding sequence ATGTTTCGTATTTCTTCTGCAGATGTTTTTTGTGCAAGTAAAAATTTAATAAAATCATTTTGTGATGACGCGCTAATTCAAAATCAAAGAGATTGTTTTTCATCTTTTTTTATTTACATAAATTCAGGGGTACTTGTAGGATATTTAAATGTCCAAATTGTTTTTGATATTGTTGAAATAGATTATATTTATGTTGATAATAATTTTAAAAGACAGGGGATCTCAAATAAATTATTTTCCTTATTTCAAGATGTGTGCCAGCATAGCGACTTTCCTCGAATATCTAAATTTATTTTAGAAGTTAGTGATAAAAATATTCCAGCGTTGTCTTTATATAAAAAATTTAATTTTAAGGAAATTTCAATAAGAAAAAGTTATTATAAAAATGGGGATGATGCTGTGATAATGGAGAAAATATTGTGA
- a CDS encoding glycosyltransferase family 9 protein: MKVGIFHTAFLGDIALCGLLIEALHKANHEVYLITRKTALLLYKNDFRIKECIIADKKKGLGKLKSIFSIANNINNLNLDVLLVPHKSMTSAFIASLAKVPKKISYSDTSLKAVYTELRIFDKNKHECLRCLDLAPEWLVNKNIYNEAVKISRPILIPGKNLSKFLSQEPHYFDNNLPFFIVSPGSVWETKKYPALHFAKAIFSILNMSKTLKCIISGTVQDKKDIDEILKFFEVFPELRVRIVDTSSYLPLDEFVTLTSRASFVVANDSSPIHIAAGSNIPTIAIFGPTTGKFGFYPTSEKNMILNYKDENGNTLSCHPCTPHGSHICPKKHFRCMRDLSPDILVESVRKLLPHLFV; this comes from the coding sequence GTGAAGGTCGGAATTTTTCATACCGCTTTTTTAGGTGATATCGCATTATGTGGATTGCTTATTGAAGCATTGCACAAAGCAAATCACGAAGTTTATTTAATCACAAGAAAAACAGCATTGCTGTTGTATAAAAATGATTTTCGAATTAAAGAATGCATTATCGCAGATAAAAAAAAAGGACTTGGAAAATTAAAATCCATTTTTTCCATAGCAAATAATATCAATAATTTAAATTTAGATGTTTTACTTGTTCCGCACAAGTCTATGACTTCAGCTTTCATTGCATCTTTAGCTAAAGTTCCAAAAAAAATTTCATATTCTGATACATCATTAAAAGCAGTTTATACAGAATTAAGAATATTTGATAAAAATAAACATGAATGTTTGCGCTGTTTAGACTTAGCGCCAGAATGGCTTGTGAATAAAAATATTTATAATGAAGCTGTTAAAATATCTCGACCTATCTTAATACCAGGTAAAAATTTATCAAAATTTTTATCCCAAGAGCCTCATTATTTTGATAATAACTTACCCTTTTTTATTGTCAGTCCTGGTTCGGTTTGGGAAACTAAAAAATATCCTGCCCTTCATTTTGCAAAAGCTATTTTTTCTATTTTAAATATGAGTAAAACATTAAAGTGTATTATTTCTGGAACAGTTCAAGATAAAAAAGATATCGATGAAATTTTAAAATTTTTTGAAGTATTTCCTGAACTCAGAGTGCGCATTGTAGATACTTCATCGTATTTGCCTTTAGATGAGTTTGTTACATTAACATCCCGAGCAAGTTTTGTTGTTGCGAATGATTCAAGTCCAATACATATTGCAGCAGGTTCTAACATTCCTACTATTGCCATATTTGGTCCCACAACAGGAAAATTTGGTTTTTATCCTACCTCTGAAAAGAATATGATTCTTAATTATAAGGATGAAAATGGGAACACTCTCTCTTGTCATCCTTGCACTCCTCATGGGTCACATATTTGTCCTAAAAAACATTTTCGCTGTATGCGTGATCTTTCTCCCGACATTTTGGTAGAATCAGTTCGAAAGTTGTTACCTCATTTATTTGTATAA
- a CDS encoding 3-oxoacyl-[acyl-carrier-protein] synthase III C-terminal domain-containing protein, with the protein MRSIISSFRILRPNYEVSQEVGLQWISRAHAYAKYLDSSSFVNKKTIFDLNILMENITNRFACKPDKIANRGTFIADYLHNNWEEMQFFDLKKNTAGSQLQERMSFFSEVTNQVFNKFYSDIDEAPQHIIHVTCTGYVSPSAAQLIVANKNWGKSTKVTHAYHMGCYAAFPALRIAQGFLLQDKQLLNSNEKSSQNRVDIVHTELSTLHFNPSLQDPSQFVVQSLFGDGLIYYSLYDKNSFLYSNCLKGLEIIVNHEEIISNSSDAMSWEIGSNSFQMTLSGKVPSMIAENIENFIGKMFSFTDVSFEEVKNNCIFAIHPGGPKIIQHIKDILSLSNESVQLSESILKMYGNMSSATLPHVWDSILNSDIEKGALVVSLAFGPGLTISGSIMRIV; encoded by the coding sequence ATGCGATCCATTATCAGTAGCTTTCGTATTTTGAGGCCAAATTATGAAGTTTCACAAGAAGTGGGGTTGCAATGGATTTCCAGAGCACATGCCTATGCTAAATATTTAGATAGCAGTTCATTTGTAAATAAAAAAACAATATTTGATTTAAATATTCTAATGGAAAATATTACAAATCGATTTGCATGTAAGCCTGATAAAATTGCGAATCGTGGAACTTTTATTGCAGATTATTTGCATAATAATTGGGAAGAAATGCAATTTTTTGATTTGAAAAAAAATACGGCAGGTTCACAGTTGCAAGAAAGAATGAGTTTTTTTTCTGAAGTAACAAATCAAGTTTTTAATAAATTTTATTCTGATATTGATGAGGCTCCACAGCATATTATTCATGTAACCTGTACAGGTTATGTTTCTCCTTCTGCTGCACAACTCATTGTTGCAAATAAAAACTGGGGAAAATCGACTAAAGTCACACATGCTTATCATATGGGCTGTTACGCTGCATTTCCCGCCTTGCGTATTGCACAAGGTTTTTTATTGCAAGATAAGCAGTTGCTAAATTCAAATGAAAAATCTTCTCAAAATCGTGTCGATATTGTTCACACAGAATTGAGCACATTGCATTTTAATCCTTCCTTACAAGATCCCAGTCAATTTGTAGTTCAAAGTCTTTTTGGTGATGGATTAATATATTATTCCTTATATGATAAAAATTCATTTCTTTATTCAAATTGTCTAAAAGGTTTGGAAATTATTGTAAATCATGAAGAAATTATTTCAAATAGCAGCGATGCAATGAGCTGGGAAATTGGTAGCAATAGTTTTCAAATGACACTTTCTGGTAAAGTTCCTTCTATGATTGCTGAAAATATTGAAAATTTTATTGGAAAAATGTTTTCCTTTACCGATGTTTCCTTTGAAGAAGTAAAAAATAATTGTATTTTTGCAATTCATCCTGGTGGACCTAAAATTATTCAACATATAAAAGATATTTTAAGTCTTTCTAATGAAAGTGTACAATTGAGCGAGTCTATTTTAAAAATGTATGGTAATATGTCTTCGGCAACACTGCCCCATGTTTGGGATTCTATTTTAAATTCCGACATTGAAAAAGGAGCATTAGTTGTAAGTCTTGCATTTGGACCTGGATTGACAATTTCGGGTTCTATTATGAGAATCGTATGA